A genome region from Phoenix dactylifera cultivar Barhee BC4 unplaced genomic scaffold, palm_55x_up_171113_PBpolish2nd_filt_p 000828F, whole genome shotgun sequence includes the following:
- the LOC103703666 gene encoding uncharacterized protein LOC103703666 isoform X1 yields the protein MDVDQNSIPKDLRSLPLNRAANPHCLASRQIFSPPSDPFPNPPPHWAPTSAPNPPSSAAAVTPPTSSPPSSSAVSAGSAEGNSYSNKKVKFLCSFGGKILLRSSDGSLRYVGGHTRIISVRKDVSFAELMSKMYEVFGGPAVVKYQLPDEDLDALISVSCPEDLVNMMEEYDKLTSASPDGSAKLRVFLFPPSESADLSANLAADDTRQGYVEAVSRVTADGGGSGSGMWRKGSVASAGSSTQNSDGTIGGEAGENANEGTSPSLLSPTVRASNVDASKSVYVGETHPAVSPDAPGLLGVNVSVPGLGVPAQNPTLVRPEQSPLAPYVPQAAYLEPHQLQYINPQQLGMMGAPQSVNLASVAMHPYAPGVSITTSPPVSQGGSLKPIQAMVEPSLERPYGRRAAQAPCDQKYKAFQPLSQLPPLPPSYLPAQNTEMYGQAVPPPLPFLALRSEDCYMCQKSLPHVHSSTLIQDCGNGSQGSTPESSPMFYSQPSEDARRQRALHSATRASGDNLVEPRAQSSAAISQLGGYGFPQIPEAQYASEKSGVQKVDNLDPMRILGNTGAIGLSGDTQASSEMLSGTPSRSHIEDRFQWWWQQQQQQSWQTLQSPQYPVKQDVITSAPGIDASAVKNGNVQAAEPVMWDYVTGHSHDYGRPIDGRMEALYLSPSKNLETNDQGKAFVHSSDAKIDGPPLAVENGCKVRPQPGENALFIGNDFVNSGFVSKGNCAKPIEHFPFTTSDATYLDNHQPAGTSQVPNIVGNHGPFPHNLGVGIEHPISNGQFLGMPAYSTGMTPAYSDNNIIPLADWKDEAIQLHSKDMPNYFAPPPIGSIPFPSLNATSHTEHVEAFQEPSSPDSLFSNQDPWKVLGGALPPRPNKVASRESLVLKDPRDENHLGKNNGSNAVALLDEGNLHRPLDSPNKDLCQEPVRLTKGSREEHIKQQLQAVAEGVAASVLQSSLPPVSGFVAHEVKESTPEFDKGEAVEDDVGSQGEVVDQKIEDIKVKQVDKINPVVQITEDIGHLQIIKNSDLEELRELGSGTFGTVYHGKWRGSDVAIKRINDRCFAGKPSEEERMRADFWNEAHKLADLHHPNVLAFYGVVLDGPGGSVATVTEYMVNGSLRQALQGNDRTLDRRKRLLIAMDVAFGMEYLHGKNIVHFDLKSDNLLVNLRDPERPICKVGDLGLSKVKCRTLISGGVRGTLPWMAPELLNGSSSCVSEKVDVFSFGIVMWELLTGEEPYADLHYGAIIGGIVSNTLRPPVPETCDPEWRKLMEQCWSAEPSERLTFTEIANRLRSMAASLSHKG from the exons ATGGACGTCGACCAAAACTCCATCCCCAAAGATCTCCGCTCCCTGCCCCTCAATCGCGCGGCCAATCCTCACTGCCTCGCCTCCCGCCAAATCTTCTCTCCCCCATCTGACCCCTTCCCCAACCCTCCTCCTCACTGGGCCCCCACCTCCGCCCCCAATCCCccatcctccgccgccgccgtcacTCCCCCTACTTCCtcacctccttcctcctccgccgTCTCCGCCGGTTCCGCTGAAGGTAACTCCTACTCCAACAAAAAGGTCAAGTTTTTATGCAGCTTCGGCGGCAAGATCCTCCTCCGATCCAGCGACGGCTCCCTCCGCTACGTCGGCGGTCACACCCGCATCATCTCCGTCCGAAAGGATGTGTCTTTCGCGGAACTCATGAGCAAGATGTACGAGGTTTTCGGCGGTCCCGCTGTTGTCAAGTACCAGCTTCCCGACGAGGATCTTGATGCCCTTATCTCCGTCTCCTGCCCCGAGGACCTTGTTAATATGATGGAGGAGTATGACAAGCTCACCTCCGCCTCGCCTGACGGCTCCGCGAAACTCCGTGTCTTCCTCTTCCCCCCGTCCGAGTCCGCGGACCTCTCTGCAAACCTCGCCGCAGATGACACCCGACAGGGGTATGTCGAGGCAGTCAGTAGGGTCACTGCCGATGGTGGTGGCAGCGGAAGCGGAATGTGGAGAAAGGGGAGTGTCGCGAGTGCTGGTTCCTCCACCCAGAATTCCGACGGCACCATTGGGGGCGAGGCTGGGGAGAACGCCAATGAAGGTACGTCGCCCTCACTTCTTTCCCCTACTGTTCGTGCATCTAATGTTGACGCTTCGAAGTCAGTATATGTGGGCGAAACCCATCCGGCCGTGTCTCCGGATGCCCCGGGGCTTCTGGGGGTTAATGTGTCAGTGCCGGGATTGGGCGTTCCTGCTCAAAATCCAACCttagttcggccggagcagtctCCTTTGGCACCGTATGTGCCGCAGGCAGCTTACTTAGAACCTCACCAACTTCAATACATAAATCCTCAGCAATTGGGAATGATGGGAGCGCCGCAATCGGTAAATTTAGCTTCTGTCGCGATGCATCCTTATGCGCCCGGTGTGTCCATCACCACATCCCCTCCGGTTTCTCAAGGTGGTAGCTTGAAACCAATCCAAGCAATGGTGGAGCCTAGCTTGGAGAGACCATATGGAAGAAGAGCTGCGCAGGCTCCCTGTGATCAGAAATATAAGGCTTTCCAGCCTTTGTCACAGCTCCCACCTTTGCCCCCTTCATACCTGCCGGCACAGAATACGGAGATGTATGGGCAGGCGGTGCCCCCTCCACTGCCGTTTCTGGCATTGAGATCAGAAGATTGCTATATGTGCCAGAAATCTCTGCCCCATGTCCATTCTAGTACACTAATACAGGACTGTGGGAATGGGTCCCAAGGAAGCACCCCTGAGAGTAGCCCAATGTTTTACAGTCAACCATCGGAGGATGCAAGGAGGCAGCGGGCTCTGCATTCAGCTACTAGAGCTTCAGGTGACAATTTGGTGGAACCCAGAGCACAGAGCTCGGCTGCCATAAGTCAGTTAGGGGGTTATGGCTTTCCTCAGATTCCTGAGGCACAATATGCCAGTGAGAAGTCAGGTGTTCAGAAGGTGGATAATCTTGATCCTATGAGAATTTTGGGTAACACTGGTGCAATTGGCTTATCAGGTGATACACAAGCATCCAGTGAAATGTTGTCGGGCACTCCTTCCCGATCTCATATTGAGGACCGTTTTCAGTGGTggtggcagcagcagcagcaacagtcATGGCAGACTTTGCAATCACCTCAGTATCCAGTCAAGCAGGATGTCATCACCAGTGCTCCTGGTATTGATGCTAGTGCTGTTAAAAATGGAAATGTTCAGGCAGCGGAACCTGTGATGTGGGACTATGTGACTGGACACTCACATGACTATGGTAGACCTATTGATGGGAGGATGGAGGCTCTTTATTTAAGTCCGTCCAAGAATTTGGAAACTAATGATCAGGGGAAAGCCTTTGTACACTCTAGTGATGCAAAAATTGATGGCCCACCACTGGCTGTAGAGAATGGTTGTAAAGTCAGACCTCAACCTGGAGAGAATGCTTTGTTTATTGGTAATGACTTCGTGAATTCTGGATTTGTTTCCAAGGGAAATTGTGCTAAACCAATTGAGCATTTTCCATTTACCACTTCGGATGCGACTTACTTGGACAATCATCAACCTGCTGGCACTAGCCAAGTGCCAAACATCGTAGGAAACCACGGGCCCTTCCCTCACAATCTTGGAGTAGGGATTGAGCATCCAATATCTAATGGACAGTTCCTTGGGATGCCTGCATACTCCACTGGTATGACCCCTGCTTACAGTGATAATAACATTATCCCTCTTGCTGATTGGAAAGATGAGGCCATTCAACTTCACTCCAAGGATATGCCCAATTACTTTGCTCCTCCTCCAATTGGTAGTATACCATTTCCATCATTGAATGCAACTAGCCACACTGAGCATgtggaagcttttcaagaaccatCTTCGCCGGATTCACTTTTCAGCAACCAGGATCCTTGGAAAGTATTAGGGGGTGCATTGCCTCCAAGACCCAACAAGGTAGCTAGTAGGGAGTCTCTTGTCCTGAAGGATCCACGCGATGAAAACCATTTGGGAAAGAACAATGGGTCAAATGCTGTTGCATTACTAGATGAAGGTAATCTTCACCGCCCACTGGATTCACCAAACAAGGACTTGTGCCAAGAACCTGTTCGACTCACAAAAG GCTCAAGAGAGGAGCACATAAAGCAACAGCTCCAAGCTGTTGCTGAGGGTGTAGCAGCATCAGTTCTCCAGTCATCTTTACCTCCTGTGTCTGGGTTCGTTGCTCATGAAGTGAAGGAATCAACACCTGAATTCGACAAAGGAGAGGCTGTTGAGGATGATGTAGGATCACAAGGAGAAGTAGTTGATCAAAAAATTGAG GACATCAAGGTCAAACAGGTGGACAAAATAAATCCTGTTGTTCAGATTACAGAGGACATCGGGCACCTGCAG ATAATAAAAAATAGTGATCTTGAAGAGCTGAGAGAACTTGGTTCTGGAACTTTTGGTACAGTGTATCATGGAAAATGGAGGGGATCAGATGTTGCAATAAAAAGAATTAATGACAGGTGTTTTGCTGGAAAGCCCTCAGAGGAAGAACGCATG AGGGCTGATTTTTGGAATGAAGCCCACAAGCTTGCTGATCTGCACCACCCAAATGTTTTAGCATTTTATGGTGTTGTTCTGGATGGTCCTGGGGGATCTGTTGCAACTGTAACAGAATACATGGTTAATGGTTCTCTGCGACAAGCTTTGCAAGGAAATGACAG GACACTTGATCGACGTAAACGTCTTCTGATTGCAATGGATGTGGCATTTGGGATGGAATACTTGCATGGAAAAAACATTGTGCACTTCGACTTGAAAAGTGACAATTTACTTGTCAACTTGAGGGATCCTGAGCGTCCAATCTGCAAG
- the LOC103703666 gene encoding uncharacterized protein LOC103703666 isoform X2: MDVDQNSIPKDLRSLPLNRAANPHCLASRQIFSPPSDPFPNPPPHWAPTSAPNPPSSAAAVTPPTSSPPSSSAVSAGSAEGNSYSNKKVKFLCSFGGKILLRSSDGSLRYVGGHTRIISVRKDVSFAELMSKMYEVFGGPAVVKYQLPDEDLDALISVSCPEDLVNMMEEYDKLTSASPDGSAKLRVFLFPPSESADLSANLAADDTRQGYVEAVSRVTADGGGSGSGMWRKGSVASAGSSTQNSDGTIGGEAGENANEGTSPSLLSPTVRASNVDASKSVYVGETHPAVSPDAPGLLGVNVSVPGLGVPAQNPTLVRPEQSPLAPYVPQAAYLEPHQLQYINPQQLGMMGAPQSVNLASVAMHPYAPGVSITTSPPVSQGGSLKPIQAMVEPSLERPYGRRAAQAPCDQKYKAFQPLSQLPPLPPSYLPAQNTEMYGQAVPPPLPFLALRSEDCYMCQKSLPHVHSSTLIQDCGNGSQGSTPESSPMFYSQPSEDARRQRALHSATRASGDNLVEPRAQSSAAISQLGGYGFPQIPEAQYASEKSGVQKVDNLDPMRILGNTGAIGLSGDTQASSEMLSGTPSRSHIEDRFQWWWQQQQQQSWQTLQSPQYPVKQDVITSAPGIDASAVKNGNVQAAEPVMWDYVTGHSHDYGRPIDGRMEALYLSPSKNLETNDQGKAFVHSSDAKIDGPPLAVENGCKVRPQPGENALFIGNDFVNSGFVSKGNCAKPIEHFPFTTSDATYLDNHQPAGTSQVPNIVGNHGPFPHNLGVGIEHPISNGQFLGMPAYSTGMTPAYSDNNIIPLADWKDEAIQLHSKDMPNYFAPPPIGSIPFPSLNATSHTEHVEAFQEPSSPDSLFSNQDPWKVLGGALPPRPNKVASRESLVLKDPRDENHLGKNNGSNAVALLDEGNLHRPLDSPNKDLCQEPVRLTKGSREEHIKQQLQAVAEGVAASVLQSSLPPVSGFVAHEVKESTPEFDKGEAVEDDVGSQGEVVDQKIEVDKINPVVQITEDIGHLQIIKNSDLEELRELGSGTFGTVYHGKWRGSDVAIKRINDRCFAGKPSEEERMRADFWNEAHKLADLHHPNVLAFYGVVLDGPGGSVATVTEYMVNGSLRQALQGNDRTLDRRKRLLIAMDVAFGMEYLHGKNIVHFDLKSDNLLVNLRDPERPICKVGDLGLSKVKCRTLISGGVRGTLPWMAPELLNGSSSCVSEKVDVFSFGIVMWELLTGEEPYADLHYGAIIGGIVSNTLRPPVPETCDPEWRKLMEQCWSAEPSERLTFTEIANRLRSMAASLSHKG; this comes from the exons ATGGACGTCGACCAAAACTCCATCCCCAAAGATCTCCGCTCCCTGCCCCTCAATCGCGCGGCCAATCCTCACTGCCTCGCCTCCCGCCAAATCTTCTCTCCCCCATCTGACCCCTTCCCCAACCCTCCTCCTCACTGGGCCCCCACCTCCGCCCCCAATCCCccatcctccgccgccgccgtcacTCCCCCTACTTCCtcacctccttcctcctccgccgTCTCCGCCGGTTCCGCTGAAGGTAACTCCTACTCCAACAAAAAGGTCAAGTTTTTATGCAGCTTCGGCGGCAAGATCCTCCTCCGATCCAGCGACGGCTCCCTCCGCTACGTCGGCGGTCACACCCGCATCATCTCCGTCCGAAAGGATGTGTCTTTCGCGGAACTCATGAGCAAGATGTACGAGGTTTTCGGCGGTCCCGCTGTTGTCAAGTACCAGCTTCCCGACGAGGATCTTGATGCCCTTATCTCCGTCTCCTGCCCCGAGGACCTTGTTAATATGATGGAGGAGTATGACAAGCTCACCTCCGCCTCGCCTGACGGCTCCGCGAAACTCCGTGTCTTCCTCTTCCCCCCGTCCGAGTCCGCGGACCTCTCTGCAAACCTCGCCGCAGATGACACCCGACAGGGGTATGTCGAGGCAGTCAGTAGGGTCACTGCCGATGGTGGTGGCAGCGGAAGCGGAATGTGGAGAAAGGGGAGTGTCGCGAGTGCTGGTTCCTCCACCCAGAATTCCGACGGCACCATTGGGGGCGAGGCTGGGGAGAACGCCAATGAAGGTACGTCGCCCTCACTTCTTTCCCCTACTGTTCGTGCATCTAATGTTGACGCTTCGAAGTCAGTATATGTGGGCGAAACCCATCCGGCCGTGTCTCCGGATGCCCCGGGGCTTCTGGGGGTTAATGTGTCAGTGCCGGGATTGGGCGTTCCTGCTCAAAATCCAACCttagttcggccggagcagtctCCTTTGGCACCGTATGTGCCGCAGGCAGCTTACTTAGAACCTCACCAACTTCAATACATAAATCCTCAGCAATTGGGAATGATGGGAGCGCCGCAATCGGTAAATTTAGCTTCTGTCGCGATGCATCCTTATGCGCCCGGTGTGTCCATCACCACATCCCCTCCGGTTTCTCAAGGTGGTAGCTTGAAACCAATCCAAGCAATGGTGGAGCCTAGCTTGGAGAGACCATATGGAAGAAGAGCTGCGCAGGCTCCCTGTGATCAGAAATATAAGGCTTTCCAGCCTTTGTCACAGCTCCCACCTTTGCCCCCTTCATACCTGCCGGCACAGAATACGGAGATGTATGGGCAGGCGGTGCCCCCTCCACTGCCGTTTCTGGCATTGAGATCAGAAGATTGCTATATGTGCCAGAAATCTCTGCCCCATGTCCATTCTAGTACACTAATACAGGACTGTGGGAATGGGTCCCAAGGAAGCACCCCTGAGAGTAGCCCAATGTTTTACAGTCAACCATCGGAGGATGCAAGGAGGCAGCGGGCTCTGCATTCAGCTACTAGAGCTTCAGGTGACAATTTGGTGGAACCCAGAGCACAGAGCTCGGCTGCCATAAGTCAGTTAGGGGGTTATGGCTTTCCTCAGATTCCTGAGGCACAATATGCCAGTGAGAAGTCAGGTGTTCAGAAGGTGGATAATCTTGATCCTATGAGAATTTTGGGTAACACTGGTGCAATTGGCTTATCAGGTGATACACAAGCATCCAGTGAAATGTTGTCGGGCACTCCTTCCCGATCTCATATTGAGGACCGTTTTCAGTGGTggtggcagcagcagcagcaacagtcATGGCAGACTTTGCAATCACCTCAGTATCCAGTCAAGCAGGATGTCATCACCAGTGCTCCTGGTATTGATGCTAGTGCTGTTAAAAATGGAAATGTTCAGGCAGCGGAACCTGTGATGTGGGACTATGTGACTGGACACTCACATGACTATGGTAGACCTATTGATGGGAGGATGGAGGCTCTTTATTTAAGTCCGTCCAAGAATTTGGAAACTAATGATCAGGGGAAAGCCTTTGTACACTCTAGTGATGCAAAAATTGATGGCCCACCACTGGCTGTAGAGAATGGTTGTAAAGTCAGACCTCAACCTGGAGAGAATGCTTTGTTTATTGGTAATGACTTCGTGAATTCTGGATTTGTTTCCAAGGGAAATTGTGCTAAACCAATTGAGCATTTTCCATTTACCACTTCGGATGCGACTTACTTGGACAATCATCAACCTGCTGGCACTAGCCAAGTGCCAAACATCGTAGGAAACCACGGGCCCTTCCCTCACAATCTTGGAGTAGGGATTGAGCATCCAATATCTAATGGACAGTTCCTTGGGATGCCTGCATACTCCACTGGTATGACCCCTGCTTACAGTGATAATAACATTATCCCTCTTGCTGATTGGAAAGATGAGGCCATTCAACTTCACTCCAAGGATATGCCCAATTACTTTGCTCCTCCTCCAATTGGTAGTATACCATTTCCATCATTGAATGCAACTAGCCACACTGAGCATgtggaagcttttcaagaaccatCTTCGCCGGATTCACTTTTCAGCAACCAGGATCCTTGGAAAGTATTAGGGGGTGCATTGCCTCCAAGACCCAACAAGGTAGCTAGTAGGGAGTCTCTTGTCCTGAAGGATCCACGCGATGAAAACCATTTGGGAAAGAACAATGGGTCAAATGCTGTTGCATTACTAGATGAAGGTAATCTTCACCGCCCACTGGATTCACCAAACAAGGACTTGTGCCAAGAACCTGTTCGACTCACAAAAG GCTCAAGAGAGGAGCACATAAAGCAACAGCTCCAAGCTGTTGCTGAGGGTGTAGCAGCATCAGTTCTCCAGTCATCTTTACCTCCTGTGTCTGGGTTCGTTGCTCATGAAGTGAAGGAATCAACACCTGAATTCGACAAAGGAGAGGCTGTTGAGGATGATGTAGGATCACAAGGAGAAGTAGTTGATCAAAAAATTGAG GTGGACAAAATAAATCCTGTTGTTCAGATTACAGAGGACATCGGGCACCTGCAG ATAATAAAAAATAGTGATCTTGAAGAGCTGAGAGAACTTGGTTCTGGAACTTTTGGTACAGTGTATCATGGAAAATGGAGGGGATCAGATGTTGCAATAAAAAGAATTAATGACAGGTGTTTTGCTGGAAAGCCCTCAGAGGAAGAACGCATG AGGGCTGATTTTTGGAATGAAGCCCACAAGCTTGCTGATCTGCACCACCCAAATGTTTTAGCATTTTATGGTGTTGTTCTGGATGGTCCTGGGGGATCTGTTGCAACTGTAACAGAATACATGGTTAATGGTTCTCTGCGACAAGCTTTGCAAGGAAATGACAG GACACTTGATCGACGTAAACGTCTTCTGATTGCAATGGATGTGGCATTTGGGATGGAATACTTGCATGGAAAAAACATTGTGCACTTCGACTTGAAAAGTGACAATTTACTTGTCAACTTGAGGGATCCTGAGCGTCCAATCTGCAAG
- the LOC113462508 gene encoding uncharacterized protein LOC113462508: protein MRCDRRFDVPSSPPSSRKKKLRCSAFFSFCFGGAGGPPEEARPASLLRSSSTWLRTKVTELRRLVSRIGRPRRRAGGFRYDPLSYALNFDEGNDSSGDSEAFRCRKPPGRLPVSPAAAPTGTR from the coding sequence ATGAGATGCGATCGCCGCTTCGACGTCCCCTCCTCTCCTCCATCCTCTCGCAAGAAGAAGCTCCGCTGCTcggccttcttctccttctgctTCGGCGGCGCCGGCGGTCCCCCGGAGGAGGCGCGGCCGGCATCGCTGCTCCGGTCATCGTCGACGTGGCTCCGCACCAAGGTGACGGAGCTCCGGAGACTCGTGTCCCGGATCGGGAGGCCCCGCCGTCGCGCCGGAGGGTTCCGGTACGACCCCCTCAGCTACGCCCTCAACTTCGACGAGGGCAACGACAGCAGCGGAGATTCGGAGGCGTTCCGGTGCAGGAAGCCCCCCGGGCGGCTCCCGGTTTCGCCGGCGGCGGCACCGACCGGGACGAGGTAG
- the LOC103703667 gene encoding probable E3 ubiquitin-protein ligase RHY1A isoform X2 has translation MVIMAGMLPGVECARRRRLRQGGSTDSPSGSRRSSFCLYTTGYEAHIGSTFMQRSALIKELQDGALGDAAREAKERLDEKLRAQRSLAIKRHHSMGSMGPDKSRGGDEGAAPMILGKAQREVFSSKKSTRKFSWSKLGWKASEQAECAVCLEEFKAGDILINLPCAHRFHWDCAMPWLESSSHCPCCRMTVFP, from the exons ATGGTGATCATGGCCGGGATGCTTCCAGGTGTAGAATGCGCTCGACGGCGGCGGTTGCGGCAGGGAGGATCCACGGATTCGCCGAGCGGTTCGAGGCGGTCGTCTTTTTGTCTATATACAACAGGATACGAAGCACATATCGGCAGCACCTTCATG CAAAGGAGCGCCTTAATCAAAGAACTCCAGGACGGGGCGCTTGGAGATGCTGCTCGAGAGGCCAAGGAGAGGTTAGATGAGAAACTTAGGGCCCAGAGAAGCTTAGCCATCAAAAG GCACCATAGCATGGGAAGCATGGGACCCGACAAGAGTAGAGGTGGTGATGAGGGAGCAGCTCCCATGATTCTTGGTAAGGCGCAAAGAGAGGTATTCTCTTCGAAGAAGAGCACGAGGAAGTTTAGTTGGAGCAAGCTGGGGTGGAAGGCATCGGAGCAAGCAGAGTGTGCCGTCTGCTTGGAGGAGTTCAAGGCTGGTGATATTCTAATTAATCTGCCATGCGCTCACCGGTTCCATTGGGACTGTGCGATGCCATGGCTGGAGAGCAGCTCCCACTGCCCATGCTGTAGAATGACAGTCTTTCCTTAG
- the LOC103703667 gene encoding probable E3 ubiquitin-protein ligase RHY1A isoform X1 — protein sequence MVIMAGMLPGVECARRRRLRQGGSTDSPSGSRRSSFCLYTTGYEAHIGSTFMQQRSALIKELQDGALGDAAREAKERLDEKLRAQRSLAIKRHHSMGSMGPDKSRGGDEGAAPMILGKAQREVFSSKKSTRKFSWSKLGWKASEQAECAVCLEEFKAGDILINLPCAHRFHWDCAMPWLESSSHCPCCRMTVFP from the exons ATGGTGATCATGGCCGGGATGCTTCCAGGTGTAGAATGCGCTCGACGGCGGCGGTTGCGGCAGGGAGGATCCACGGATTCGCCGAGCGGTTCGAGGCGGTCGTCTTTTTGTCTATATACAACAGGATACGAAGCACATATCGGCAGCACCTTCATG CAGCAAAGGAGCGCCTTAATCAAAGAACTCCAGGACGGGGCGCTTGGAGATGCTGCTCGAGAGGCCAAGGAGAGGTTAGATGAGAAACTTAGGGCCCAGAGAAGCTTAGCCATCAAAAG GCACCATAGCATGGGAAGCATGGGACCCGACAAGAGTAGAGGTGGTGATGAGGGAGCAGCTCCCATGATTCTTGGTAAGGCGCAAAGAGAGGTATTCTCTTCGAAGAAGAGCACGAGGAAGTTTAGTTGGAGCAAGCTGGGGTGGAAGGCATCGGAGCAAGCAGAGTGTGCCGTCTGCTTGGAGGAGTTCAAGGCTGGTGATATTCTAATTAATCTGCCATGCGCTCACCGGTTCCATTGGGACTGTGCGATGCCATGGCTGGAGAGCAGCTCCCACTGCCCATGCTGTAGAATGACAGTCTTTCCTTAG